From the genome of Sphingobacterium kitahiroshimense, one region includes:
- a CDS encoding SMI1/KNR4 family protein, producing the protein MKYKQMTSEFKNTIDKYFSSEETKIFLKERNEEKDIQQTEKELNITFDNTYKYILLNYGDAYVGIDLLPCTKRGSKKAEQTILEITKSFRSSYLEFQVCNEIQSSYVISIDGSGDPIFITPNGNVKIYYHDNNEIEKLAENLEELILNNI; encoded by the coding sequence TTGAAATATAAACAAATGACAAGTGAGTTTAAAAATACAATAGATAAATATTTTTCATCAGAAGAAACTAAAATTTTTCTAAAAGAGAGAAACGAAGAAAAAGATATTCAACAAACAGAAAAAGAGTTAAACATAACGTTTGACAATACTTATAAATATATACTTTTAAATTATGGAGATGCTTATGTAGGAATTGATTTGCTTCCTTGCACAAAAAGAGGTTCAAAAAAAGCAGAACAAACCATTCTTGAAATTACAAAATCATTTAGAAGTAGTTATTTAGAATTTCAGGTTTGTAATGAAATCCAATCAAGCTATGTAATTTCTATTGACGGTTCAGGAGACCCAATATTTATTACACCAAATGGAAATGTAAAAATATATTACCACGACAATAACGAAATTGAAAAACTTGCTGAAAATTTAGAAGAATTAATATTGAATAACATATAA
- a CDS encoding bifunctional aconitate hydratase 2/2-methylisocitrate dehydratase — MSIYNDYVQEVVERKGEGLNPKPIDGAELLSEVIAQIKDLNNENRVESLKLFIYNTLSGTTSAAGVKAKFLKEIILGQETVAEITPTYAFELLSHMKGGPSIEVLLDLALGNYAAIAKQAAEVLKTQVFLYDADTERLREAFNSGNAIAKEILESYAQAEFFTKLPELPEEIKVVTYIAGEGDISTDLLSPGNQAHSRSDRELHGKCMITPEAQQEIKALQVQYPDASVMLIAEKGTMGVGSSRMSGVNNVALWTGKQASPYIPFVNIAPIVGGTNGISPIFLTTVDVTGGIGIDLQNWKKKVDENGQVVRNENNEPVLEEVYSVATGTVLTINTKTEKLYNGDQELIDISKALTPQKREFIRAGGSYAIVFGKKIQTFASGVLGISIPTVFAPAKEISIENQGLTAVEKIFNKNAVGSTPGKVLHAGSDVRVKVNIVGSQDTTGLMTAQELEAMAAKVISPTVDGAYQSGCHTASVWDKKAQANIPKLMKFMNDFGLITARDPKGEYHAMTDVIHKVLNDITIDEWAIIIGGDSHTRMSKGVAFGADSGTVALALATGEASMPIPESVKVTFKGSMKQHMDFRDVVHATQSQMLQQFGGENVFQGRIIEVHIGTLLADQAFTFTDWTAEMKAKASICISQDETLIQSLEIAKSRIQIMINKGMENKNQVLQGLIDKANKRIEEIRTGEKPALSPDANAKYYAEVVIDLDIIDEPMIADPDVNNVDVSKRYTHDAIRELSYYGGDKKVDLGFVGSCMVHKDDLKIVSQMLKNVEKQLGVVKFNAPLVVAAPTYNIIDELKAEGDWEYLQKYSGFEFSDALPKSTARTEYENIMYLERPGCNLCMGNQEKAAKGDTVMATSTRLFQGRVVEDRDGKKGESLLASTPVVVLSAILGRIPNVEEYKAAVEGINLTKFAPISTK, encoded by the coding sequence ATGAGTATTTACAACGATTACGTACAAGAGGTTGTAGAACGAAAAGGTGAAGGTTTAAATCCTAAACCAATTGACGGAGCAGAATTACTAAGTGAAGTTATTGCTCAAATTAAAGATTTGAATAACGAAAATAGAGTCGAGTCTCTGAAGTTATTTATTTACAACACTTTATCTGGTACGACTAGTGCGGCTGGTGTAAAAGCAAAGTTCTTAAAAGAAATTATTCTTGGTCAAGAGACTGTTGCAGAAATTACACCTACTTACGCATTTGAGTTGTTATCTCATATGAAAGGCGGTCCTTCTATTGAAGTACTTCTGGATTTGGCGTTAGGTAATTATGCAGCTATTGCTAAGCAAGCTGCTGAAGTTCTTAAAACACAGGTTTTCCTTTATGATGCCGATACAGAGCGTCTAAGAGAAGCATTTAACAGCGGTAATGCAATTGCGAAAGAGATTCTTGAAAGCTATGCCCAAGCTGAATTTTTCACGAAACTTCCAGAGTTACCAGAAGAAATAAAAGTTGTAACTTATATTGCAGGTGAAGGTGATATCTCTACGGATTTACTGTCTCCAGGTAACCAGGCGCACTCGCGTTCTGATCGTGAGCTACATGGAAAATGTATGATCACTCCAGAAGCGCAGCAAGAAATCAAAGCTTTACAGGTACAATATCCAGACGCAAGCGTTATGCTGATTGCTGAAAAAGGTACAATGGGAGTGGGATCTTCAAGGATGTCAGGTGTAAACAATGTGGCGTTATGGACAGGTAAACAAGCAAGTCCTTATATCCCATTTGTAAATATTGCTCCAATTGTTGGTGGTACGAATGGTATTTCTCCAATCTTTCTGACAACGGTAGATGTTACCGGTGGTATTGGAATTGATCTTCAGAACTGGAAGAAAAAAGTAGACGAAAATGGTCAAGTTGTCCGTAATGAAAATAATGAACCTGTTTTAGAAGAAGTTTATTCTGTTGCTACAGGAACAGTTCTTACAATCAACACGAAGACTGAAAAATTATATAATGGAGATCAGGAATTGATCGACATCTCTAAAGCGCTTACTCCTCAAAAAAGAGAGTTTATAAGAGCAGGTGGCTCATATGCAATTGTATTTGGTAAAAAGATCCAAACGTTTGCATCTGGAGTTTTAGGGATTTCAATTCCGACTGTTTTTGCTCCTGCAAAAGAAATTTCTATTGAAAATCAGGGCTTAACGGCTGTTGAAAAAATCTTCAATAAAAATGCTGTTGGTTCAACTCCAGGAAAAGTGTTACATGCTGGTTCTGATGTTCGTGTTAAAGTGAATATCGTAGGATCTCAAGATACAACAGGTTTAATGACCGCTCAAGAGTTAGAGGCAATGGCTGCTAAAGTTATTTCTCCTACAGTTGACGGTGCGTATCAATCAGGATGTCACACAGCATCTGTATGGGATAAGAAAGCGCAAGCTAACATTCCTAAGTTGATGAAGTTTATGAACGACTTCGGATTAATCACTGCACGTGATCCTAAAGGAGAATACCATGCCATGACTGACGTTATTCACAAGGTATTAAACGATATTACGATTGATGAGTGGGCGATTATTATTGGTGGCGATTCTCATACACGTATGTCTAAAGGTGTTGCTTTTGGAGCTGACTCTGGAACTGTTGCCTTAGCATTAGCTACGGGTGAGGCGTCTATGCCGATTCCAGAATCCGTTAAAGTAACTTTCAAAGGCAGTATGAAACAGCACATGGATTTCCGTGATGTGGTTCATGCGACACAATCTCAAATGTTACAGCAATTTGGTGGAGAGAATGTGTTCCAAGGTAGAATTATCGAGGTACATATCGGTACACTTCTTGCCGATCAGGCCTTTACTTTTACAGACTGGACTGCAGAGATGAAAGCAAAAGCTTCGATCTGTATCTCCCAAGATGAAACGTTAATTCAGTCTTTAGAAATCGCTAAGAGCCGTATCCAGATCATGATCAATAAGGGTATGGAGAATAAAAATCAAGTATTACAGGGATTGATCGATAAAGCTAATAAACGTATCGAGGAAATTAGAACAGGTGAAAAACCAGCTTTATCTCCAGATGCAAATGCTAAATATTATGCTGAAGTCGTGATCGATCTTGATATTATTGATGAGCCGATGATTGCCGATCCTGATGTTAACAATGTTGACGTTTCAAAACGTTATACGCATGACGCAATTAGAGAACTTTCTTATTACGGCGGTGACAAAAAAGTAGACTTAGGTTTCGTAGGTTCTTGTATGGTACATAAAGACGATTTAAAAATCGTTTCTCAAATGCTTAAGAATGTGGAGAAACAACTTGGTGTTGTTAAATTTAATGCACCTTTAGTTGTCGCTGCGCCTACTTACAACATCATTGATGAATTGAAAGCAGAAGGAGATTGGGAATACTTACAGAAATATTCGGGTTTTGAATTCAGTGATGCTTTGCCAAAAAGTACTGCACGTACAGAGTACGAAAATATCATGTATTTAGAGCGTCCAGGTTGTAACCTTTGTATGGGTAACCAAGAAAAGGCGGCAAAAGGTGATACGGTAATGGCTACTTCAACCCGTCTTTTCCAAGGTCGTGTTGTTGAAGATAGAGACGGTAAAAAAGGAGAATCTTTATTAGCATCTACTCCAGTGGTTGTGCTTTCTGCTATCTTAGGTAGAATTCCAAACGTTGAAGAGTACAAAGCTGCTGTCGAAGGTATCAACTTAACTAAGTTTGCGCCTATCTCGACAAAGTAG
- a CDS encoding aconitate hydratase: protein MAFDIEMIKKVYSRYEERVNAARNLVNKPLTLSEKILYTHLWDGNATETYDRGVSYVDFAPDRVAMQDATAQMALLQFMQAGRPQAAVPSTVHCDHLIQAKEGAQVDLQRANTESKEVFNFLGSVANKYGIGFWKPGAGIIHQVVLENYAFPGGMMIGTDSHTVNAGGLGMLAIGVGGADACDVMAGLPWELKFPKLIGVKLTGKLSGWTSPKDVILKVAGILTVKGGTGAVVEYFGEGAQSMSCTGKGTICNMGAEIGATTSTFGYDESMERYLRATDRADVADAANAVKEHLTADPEVYANPELYFDQVIEINLSELEPSLNGPFTPDLYTPVSRMREEAAKNGWPTTVEWGLIGSCTNSSYEDLSRAASIAKQAVDKGLVTKAEFGINPGSEQVRYTAARDGLLKTFEDLNATIFTNACGPCIGMWDRVGAEKQEKNTIVHSFNRNFAKRADGNPNTFAFVASPEIVAAIAISGDLGFNPLTDTLTNAKGEQVKLDPPTGDELPSKGFAVEDAGYQAPAADGSSVKIDVDPNSDRLQLLEPFAAWEGTDLKGLKLLIKAKGKCTTDHISMAGPWLKYRGHLDNISNNMLIGAVNYFNEKTDSVKNQLTGEYGPVPATQRVYKAAGIGSIVVGDENYGEGSSREHAAMEPRHLGVRAVLVKSFARIHETNLKKQGMLGLTFANKEDYDKIQEDDTIDILGLTTFTPGQPLTLVLHHADGTEDQILANHTYNAQQIEWFKEGGALNIIRKNQAK from the coding sequence ATGGCTTTTGATATAGAAATGATTAAAAAGGTCTATAGCCGTTATGAGGAGCGTGTAAACGCTGCTCGTAATCTGGTTAATAAACCTTTAACCCTATCTGAGAAAATTTTATATACTCACTTATGGGATGGTAATGCAACTGAAACATACGATAGAGGTGTATCTTATGTAGACTTCGCTCCAGACCGTGTAGCGATGCAAGATGCGACTGCACAAATGGCTTTATTGCAATTTATGCAAGCAGGTCGTCCTCAAGCGGCTGTTCCTTCGACTGTGCACTGTGATCACTTGATTCAGGCAAAAGAAGGAGCTCAAGTGGATTTACAAAGAGCAAATACAGAATCAAAAGAGGTTTTTAATTTCTTGGGTTCTGTTGCAAATAAGTATGGTATCGGATTCTGGAAGCCTGGAGCAGGTATTATTCACCAAGTTGTCTTGGAGAACTATGCTTTCCCTGGTGGTATGATGATCGGTACAGATTCACATACTGTTAATGCTGGTGGTTTGGGTATGTTGGCTATCGGTGTCGGTGGTGCTGATGCATGCGACGTGATGGCTGGTTTACCTTGGGAACTGAAATTCCCGAAATTGATCGGTGTTAAATTAACAGGTAAGCTAAGCGGATGGACGTCTCCTAAAGATGTTATCTTGAAGGTTGCAGGTATCTTAACCGTTAAAGGCGGTACTGGTGCTGTTGTTGAATACTTCGGTGAAGGGGCTCAATCTATGTCTTGTACGGGTAAAGGTACCATCTGTAACATGGGGGCTGAAATTGGTGCTACGACATCTACTTTCGGTTATGATGAGTCAATGGAACGTTATTTACGTGCAACTGACCGTGCGGATGTTGCGGATGCGGCAAATGCTGTTAAAGAACATTTAACTGCAGACCCTGAGGTTTACGCAAATCCTGAGCTATATTTTGATCAAGTTATTGAAATTAATTTATCTGAATTAGAACCTTCTTTAAACGGTCCTTTTACACCAGATTTATATACTCCAGTTTCACGCATGCGTGAAGAAGCGGCTAAAAATGGCTGGCCTACAACAGTAGAATGGGGATTGATCGGTTCATGTACAAACTCTTCTTACGAGGATTTGTCACGTGCTGCTTCTATCGCTAAACAAGCGGTTGATAAAGGTTTAGTAACGAAGGCTGAATTTGGTATCAATCCGGGTTCTGAGCAAGTTCGTTATACTGCTGCTCGTGATGGTTTATTGAAAACTTTCGAAGATCTGAATGCGACGATCTTTACAAATGCTTGTGGTCCATGTATTGGTATGTGGGACCGTGTTGGTGCTGAAAAACAAGAGAAAAATACGATTGTTCACTCGTTCAACCGTAACTTTGCTAAACGTGCCGATGGTAACCCAAATACATTTGCTTTTGTAGCTTCACCGGAAATCGTTGCTGCAATTGCCATTTCGGGTGATTTAGGTTTCAATCCATTGACAGACACCTTGACAAATGCTAAGGGTGAGCAGGTTAAATTAGACCCGCCTACAGGTGATGAATTACCTTCAAAAGGTTTTGCTGTAGAGGATGCAGGTTATCAAGCTCCTGCGGCGGATGGTTCATCGGTTAAGATTGATGTGGATCCAAATTCTGATCGTCTGCAATTATTAGAGCCTTTTGCGGCTTGGGAAGGTACAGACTTGAAAGGTTTGAAATTATTGATCAAAGCTAAAGGTAAATGTACAACTGACCATATTTCTATGGCTGGTCCTTGGTTGAAATACAGAGGTCACTTGGATAACATCTCGAACAATATGTTGATTGGTGCTGTTAATTACTTTAATGAGAAAACAGATTCCGTTAAAAATCAATTGACAGGTGAGTACGGACCAGTTCCTGCAACGCAACGTGTTTATAAGGCTGCCGGTATCGGATCTATCGTTGTTGGTGATGAAAACTATGGTGAAGGTTCTTCACGTGAGCATGCTGCCATGGAGCCTCGTCATTTAGGTGTTCGTGCAGTGTTGGTTAAATCTTTTGCTCGTATCCACGAGACAAACTTGAAAAAACAAGGTATGTTAGGTTTAACTTTTGCTAATAAAGAAGATTACGATAAAATCCAAGAAGACGATACAATCGACATCTTAGGATTGACAACATTTACTCCAGGGCAACCGCTAACGTTAGTACTTCACCATGCAGATGGAACGGAAGATCAGATCTTAGCTAACCATACTTACAACGCTCAACAAATTGAGTGGTTTAAAGAAGGTGGTGCTTTGAACATTATACGTAAAAACCAAGCAAAATAA
- the rpe gene encoding ribulose-phosphate 3-epimerase: MSSKKHLIAPSVLAADFAKLYDDIIMVNNSEADWFHIDIMDGVFVPNISFGFPVMQAIAKHATKPLDVHLMIVDPDRYLQLCKDSGAAVITVHYEACTHLHRTLAAIKELGCKAGVALNPHTPVSLLEDVIADLDLVCLMSVNPGFGGQKFIQNTYSKVKQLRAMAAGVNDGLLIEIDGGVGVGNAGALLQAGTDVLVAGSSVFAAANPTQSIADLKAVDIQLKNI, translated from the coding sequence ATGTCAAGTAAAAAGCATCTTATTGCACCTTCAGTTTTGGCAGCGGATTTCGCTAAATTGTACGATGATATTATAATGGTAAACAATAGTGAAGCCGATTGGTTTCATATTGATATTATGGATGGCGTGTTTGTGCCAAATATTTCTTTTGGTTTTCCAGTAATGCAGGCAATCGCTAAACATGCTACAAAACCTTTAGATGTACATTTAATGATTGTAGATCCTGATCGTTATTTACAGTTATGTAAAGATTCTGGAGCTGCTGTTATTACCGTGCATTATGAGGCTTGTACACATTTACATCGTACGTTAGCAGCGATTAAGGAATTAGGTTGTAAAGCTGGGGTCGCTTTGAATCCGCATACACCAGTTTCTTTATTGGAAGATGTGATTGCAGATTTAGATTTAGTGTGTTTAATGTCTGTAAATCCAGGTTTTGGCGGGCAGAAATTTATTCAAAACACCTACAGTAAAGTAAAACAATTGCGCGCTATGGCAGCAGGTGTGAATGATGGATTATTGATTGAAATCGATGGAGGTGTCGGAGTAGGTAATGCAGGCGCACTTTTACAAGCTGGCACAGATGTGTTGGTAGCGGGAAGTTCTGTGTTTGCAGCGGCAAATCCAACACAGTCGATCGCTGATTTGAAAGCTGTTGATATTCAATTGAAAAATATTTAG
- a CDS encoding HD family phosphohydrolase: protein MSRLKIKYNRESDTNLNLIRKISLILATIILICIFLPKQARFRYEFQKGKVWDHENLISPYNFAILKTQEELNEDKKNILKTIQPIYDVNSTISREQIDQFETDLAEKWQTNKLDTTPQKIQDYRAVGNAILTHLYDRGILSLNNRFQNRNDDKSPAAKQYNFTLIQDKVATQKNTADCYTIESSYEYANSVLSNSSKIVYKKWLLETLKNYITLNYVYNDQQTERLEQNALANISSTRGVVQKGELIAEKDKIISNETYQKLESLRKIYEDEGKISGNQIYVTLGQFLIISLALCILMVFLYLFRKDIYYNNRLLSIIMIVIIGMLAVLSWAIKIKIPNLYYIPFCSVPIIIRILFDSRVALNIHLLMVLLAALFVPNSYEFVFLQFMAGIVAIYSIKTLVKREQFFISSAIILATYLIAYFGLLLTRNGSLSTINVMDVIPFVVSVMITLMAYPLVYAFEKLFGIVSDLTLMELTNSNSKLLRELSFKAPGTFQHSLQVANLAEAAIYRIGGNPLLVRAGALYHDIGKMTNPQFFIENQKTEKNPHDELSPEQSAQIIISHVIKGVEIAKRNQLPDVIIDFIKTHHGTTKVDYFYNLFIKNNPDKLVDESLYQYPGPIPYSKETAVLMMADSVEAASRALKEHTEDSINTLVDKIIEHKLKLNQFANSNITLKEITESATIFKAMLKSIYHVRVDYDLSKKK from the coding sequence GTGAGTAGATTAAAAATTAAATATAATCGTGAGTCCGACACTAATCTTAACCTTATTCGTAAGATAAGCTTAATATTGGCAACCATCATTCTTATTTGTATCTTCCTTCCAAAGCAGGCTCGCTTTCGCTATGAATTTCAGAAAGGAAAAGTCTGGGATCACGAAAACTTAATTTCTCCCTATAATTTTGCGATACTCAAAACACAGGAGGAACTAAATGAAGACAAGAAAAACATTCTTAAAACCATTCAACCTATCTATGACGTTAATTCGACCATCAGTAGGGAACAGATCGATCAATTTGAAACTGATCTAGCTGAAAAATGGCAAACCAATAAATTAGACACTACTCCTCAAAAAATACAGGATTACCGTGCCGTCGGAAATGCCATATTAACGCATCTCTACGACCGAGGCATCCTGTCTTTAAATAATCGTTTTCAAAACCGAAATGACGACAAGAGTCCTGCTGCAAAGCAATATAATTTTACCTTGATACAAGATAAAGTCGCCACTCAAAAAAATACGGCAGATTGTTATACAATCGAATCTTCTTATGAATACGCCAATTCAGTCTTAAGCAATTCGTCAAAGATCGTGTACAAGAAATGGCTCTTAGAGACATTAAAAAACTATATTACCCTAAATTATGTTTACAATGATCAACAGACAGAGCGACTGGAACAAAATGCTTTAGCAAATATCTCCTCTACCCGAGGAGTTGTACAAAAGGGAGAATTAATTGCTGAAAAGGATAAAATTATCAGTAATGAAACCTATCAGAAACTAGAATCATTACGCAAGATTTATGAGGACGAAGGAAAAATCTCTGGCAATCAGATTTACGTTACACTGGGGCAATTTTTGATTATCTCTCTTGCTTTATGTATTCTTATGGTATTTCTATATCTTTTCAGAAAAGACATCTATTACAACAATCGCCTGCTATCAATCATTATGATTGTGATCATCGGCATGCTCGCCGTCTTGTCATGGGCCATTAAGATTAAAATTCCTAATTTATACTACATTCCATTCTGTTCAGTTCCGATCATTATCCGCATCTTATTTGATTCCCGGGTAGCTTTGAATATTCACCTACTCATGGTCCTACTGGCAGCGTTATTTGTTCCGAACTCATATGAATTTGTATTTCTGCAATTCATGGCTGGAATCGTGGCGATTTACAGTATCAAAACATTAGTAAAGAGAGAACAATTCTTCATCTCGTCAGCCATTATACTCGCGACTTACTTGATTGCTTATTTTGGACTTTTACTCACACGTAACGGATCCTTAAGTACCATTAACGTCATGGACGTCATCCCTTTTGTGGTTAGTGTCATGATCACATTAATGGCGTACCCATTAGTATACGCATTTGAAAAACTATTTGGAATCGTATCTGATCTGACATTAATGGAATTGACCAACAGTAATTCAAAGCTTCTGCGTGAACTTTCATTTAAAGCCCCTGGTACTTTCCAGCACTCCTTACAAGTAGCCAATTTAGCTGAAGCGGCTATCTACCGAATTGGCGGCAATCCTCTCTTAGTACGGGCAGGTGCACTTTACCACGATATTGGTAAAATGACAAACCCGCAGTTCTTTATTGAAAATCAAAAAACAGAAAAGAATCCGCACGATGAATTATCACCTGAACAGAGTGCACAAATTATTATTTCACACGTTATAAAGGGCGTTGAGATTGCAAAAAGAAATCAGCTTCCAGATGTTATAATCGATTTCATCAAAACGCATCACGGTACGACAAAAGTCGATTACTTCTATAATTTATTTATAAAGAATAATCCCGACAAACTAGTTGATGAATCTTTGTACCAATATCCTGGGCCTATTCCCTATTCGAAAGAAACAGCTGTACTAATGATGGCAGATTCTGTAGAAGCAGCATCTAGAGCTCTTAAAGAACATACGGAAGATTCTATTAATACGCTTGTCGATAAAATTATTGAGCATAAGCTGAAGCTGAATCAATTTGCAAATAGTAATATTACATTAAAGGAAATCACAGAATCTGCAACCATTTTCAAGGCAATGTTGAAGAGCATTTACCATGTTCGGGTCGATTACGATCTCAGCAAGAAAAAATAA
- a CDS encoding ankyrin repeat domain-containing protein — translation MKKLFSTIRKKEINEISKILDKNPELVNCIAKGISKRDDGEIPLQTAIKTENFDIAKLLIERGADVKFMETEIEDEDWRKPALHFAIEAVIANSRDEIYIPKYSPQNNSGFLGLFKKDQWTVKSEPTKKYREAFEIMKLLIEKGADIHSSNSTSNYQISASEFICNCIANYHFDNKRPLVKETLDDLHPIFELFKITKITDFDLPSVSERGNTVYESYKNLIDQIFE, via the coding sequence ATGAAAAAATTATTTAGTACAATAAGGAAAAAAGAAATTAACGAAATTTCTAAAATTCTCGACAAAAATCCGGAATTAGTAAATTGTATTGCAAAAGGAATATCTAAACGCGATGATGGAGAAATTCCTTTACAGACTGCAATTAAAACTGAAAACTTTGACATAGCTAAACTGCTCATTGAACGTGGAGCTGATGTAAAATTTATGGAAACAGAAATTGAAGATGAAGATTGGAGAAAACCGGCCTTACATTTTGCAATTGAAGCAGTTATTGCCAATTCAAGAGATGAAATTTACATTCCTAAATATAGTCCTCAAAATAATTCTGGCTTTTTAGGATTATTCAAAAAAGACCAATGGACGGTTAAAAGTGAACCGACAAAAAAATATCGAGAGGCATTTGAAATTATGAAATTACTAATAGAAAAAGGTGCTGACATTCATTCATCTAATTCAACTAGTAATTATCAAATAAGTGCTAGCGAATTTATATGTAATTGCATTGCAAATTATCATTTTGACAATAAAAGACCACTTGTTAAAGAAACATTAGATGATTTACATCCGATATTTGAGCTATTCAAGATAACGAAAATTACTGACTTTGATTTACCAAGTGTTAGCGAAAGAGGAAATACGGTTTATGAAAGTTACAAAAATTTAATTGACCAAATTTTCGAATGA
- a CDS encoding PadR family transcriptional regulator, with the protein MDNDFVNKWTSQLKKGTLSFVVLRILMDKREYYGYDLINEIKKRTAIEIAEGTLYPLMNRLKDEKLVDYKWVEQNSGIPRKYYNITSLGQETAEEMKKYWITLNETINSI; encoded by the coding sequence ATGGATAATGACTTTGTAAATAAATGGACTTCACAGCTCAAAAAGGGAACCTTATCTTTTGTTGTTTTGAGGATCTTAATGGATAAGCGTGAATATTATGGCTATGATCTAATTAACGAAATAAAAAAAAGGACGGCCATTGAAATCGCGGAGGGCACATTATATCCGTTGATGAACAGACTTAAAGATGAAAAACTTGTTGACTATAAATGGGTAGAACAAAATTCAGGAATTCCCAGAAAATATTACAACATCACAAGTTTAGGTCAGGAAACAGCCGAAGAGATGAAAAAATACTGGATCACATTAAACGAAACCATCAATTCAATCTAA
- a CDS encoding RNA 2'-phosphotransferase, with protein MTSDKQLTHISKFLSLVLRHQPKTIGIQLDQNGWTDVKELIEKANENGISFDRDTLNYIVATNPKKRFAFNETLDKIRASQGHSIEIELGYESQKPPEILYHGTSEKSVQSIIDKGLEKRSRQHVHLSSDIETAIKVGRRHGKPVVVKVLAEIMYTDNFQFFISANGVWLTDHVPARYLKSNDE; from the coding sequence ATGACAAGCGATAAACAACTGACACATATAAGCAAGTTTTTAAGTTTGGTACTAAGACACCAACCTAAAACAATTGGTATTCAACTTGACCAAAATGGTTGGACCGACGTTAAAGAATTAATTGAAAAGGCAAACGAAAATGGTATAAGTTTCGACCGAGATACACTTAACTATATTGTTGCGACAAATCCAAAAAAGAGATTTGCTTTTAATGAAACGCTTGACAAAATAAGAGCAAGTCAAGGACATTCAATAGAAATTGAATTAGGCTACGAGAGCCAAAAACCACCTGAAATTCTATATCATGGAACAAGCGAAAAATCAGTACAATCAATAATTGACAAAGGACTTGAAAAGCGGAGCAGACAGCACGTTCATTTGAGTAGCGACATTGAAACAGCAATTAAGGTTGGACGAAGACACGGAAAGCCTGTTGTAGTTAAAGTCCTTGCTGAAATAATGTACACCGACAATTTTCAGTTTTTCATTTCGGCCAATGGTGTTTGGCTGACTGACCATGTACCTGCAAGATATCTAAAGTCGAATGACGAATAA
- a CDS encoding DNA alkylation repair protein, which produces MKLSSKTEHILSQISTTTKLGDLRKIAKEIKKDHELALELWSTPNFLARLLAILIMDNKRIAQDTVNQLDQDMLMHPAEERNQLMDWLMANQLTKDKKTIALIESWQNSVSPLQRRIFWYYQARLRWTGQIPPPNSLELLNKIEAKIAREEPEVQWAMNFLAGWIGVYEKQYRDRCIAIGEKTGLYKGDMVSKGCTPNYLPEFIAIESNKRNL; this is translated from the coding sequence ATGAAACTTTCGTCAAAAACAGAGCATATTCTAAGTCAGATCAGCACAACAACTAAGCTTGGAGACTTAAGAAAAATTGCGAAGGAGATCAAAAAAGATCACGAATTAGCACTGGAGTTATGGTCTACACCTAATTTTTTAGCAAGGCTATTGGCCATTCTGATTATGGATAATAAGCGCATTGCACAAGACACCGTCAATCAGCTCGATCAGGATATGCTTATGCATCCAGCCGAAGAACGGAATCAGCTTATGGATTGGCTTATGGCAAACCAACTGACTAAAGACAAAAAAACGATTGCACTTATTGAATCCTGGCAAAATAGTGTATCACCGCTACAAAGGCGGATATTCTGGTATTACCAAGCCCGTTTAAGATGGACAGGACAAATACCTCCTCCTAATTCACTAGAATTATTAAATAAAATAGAAGCCAAAATTGCTAGAGAAGAGCCAGAAGTACAATGGGCAATGAATTTCCTAGCAGGATGGATTGGCGTTTATGAAAAACAATACCGAGATCGGTGTATTGCAATCGGAGAAAAAACAGGCCTCTATAAAGGTGATATGGTATCAAAAGGCTGTACACCAAATTATTTACCAGAATTCATTGCTATAGAAAGCAACAAACGAAATTTATAA